A single window of Balaenoptera ricei isolate mBalRic1 chromosome 15, mBalRic1.hap2, whole genome shotgun sequence DNA harbors:
- the NPBWR2 gene encoding LOW QUALITY PROTEIN: neuropeptides B/W receptor type 2 (The sequence of the model RefSeq protein was modified relative to this genomic sequence to represent the inferred CDS: inserted 3 bases in 2 codons; substituted 1 base at 1 genomic stop codon), whose product MDTADGGSSLGSYTCLLLKDGTCQGTPYQSLLLSPVKWGQSSPASWVTCLEHQEEAREGKTPRSWAPDAVLRTQRPHSGPQSSKDIEKKPLKYLQGLWAQEGTRLCSQRPALLRAQDAASLGPLPGRALPPPRHCPPLPPPAPSDVTGRVGSQQPPGQTQESREQAERGSEPQTLADTESSPRRPLPRFPAQKHLPPAQGTNHYRSCLTVEATGPEGLDSRGSPLPGTTGAGLSWDNGTRHSVAFPEPLPALHELLSVVYSVICAVGLTGNAAVICVIXRAPKVKTVTHAVILNLATADGLFTLVRPTNIAEHVLQRWPFGELLCKLVLAIDHCNVFSSVCFLAAASMDRYLVVLATAQSRRMPRHTVRGAKIASLCIWLAVTVTVLPFFTFAGVYSHELQVTSCGLSFPRPEWAWFQASRIYTLVLGFAVPMCTLRVLYADLPRRPQALRLHSGAKALGKAKRKVSLQVLAVLAVGLLCWTPFHLAXVVALTTDLPQTPLVTIISYVVTSLSYTSSCLNPFLXAFLDQSLWKSLRPTFRCPGA is encoded by the exons ATGGACACTGCTGACGGCGGCAGCTCCCTCGGGAGCTACACCTGCCTGTTGCTCAAGGATGGCACCTGCCAGGGGACCCCCTACCAGAGCCTCCTGCTCTCGCCTGTGAAGTGGGGCCAGAGCAGCCCTGCCTCCTGGGTCACC TGCCTGGAGCACCAAGAAGAGGCCCGGGAAGGAAAGACACCCAGGTCCTGGGCTCCAGACGCAGTTCTGAGGACACAGCGGCCACACTCCGGGCCTCAGTCCAGCAAGGACATAGAGAAGAAGCCCCTGAAGTACCTGCAGGGCCTCTGGGCACAAGAAG GTACTCGCTTGTGCAGCCAACGCCCAGCCCTGCTCAGAGCCCAGGATGCCGcctccctgggccccctgcccggccgagccctgccccctccccggcaCTGCCCCCCT CTTCCGCCCCCAGCCCCCTCAGACGTGACGGGCCGGGTGGGGAGCCAGCAGCCCCCAGGACAGACTCAGGAGAGCAGAGAGCAGGCTGAGAGGGGCTCGGAGCCCCAGACCCTGGCAGACACTG AATCCAGCCCAAGGAGGCCCCTGCCCAGATTCCCAGCTCAGAAGCACCTCCCACCTGCCCAGGGCACAAACCATTATCGGTCCTGCCTCACGGTGGAGGCCACGGGGCCGGAGGGCCTGGACAGCCGAGGCTCCCCCTTGCCAGGCACAACGGGCGCCGGCCTCTCTTGGGACAACGGCACCAGACACAGCGTCGCGTTCCCTGAGCCGCTGCCGGCTCTCCACGAGCTCCTGTCAGTGGTGTACTCTGTCATCTGCGCCGTGGGGCTAACGGGCAACGCGGCCGTCATCTGTGTGA CCCGAGCGCCCAAGGTGAAGACGGTGACCCACGCGGTCATCCTGAACCTGGCCACCGCCGACGGACTCTTCACACTGGTGCGGCCCACCAACATCGCCGAGCACGTGCTGCAGCGCTGGCCCTTTGGGGAGCTGCTCTGCAAGCTGGTGCTGGCCATCGACCACTGCAACGTCTTCTCCAGCGTCTGCTTCCTGGCCGCCGCGAGCATGGACCGCTACCTGGTGGTGCTGGCCACGGCGCAGTCCCGCCGCATGCCCCGGCACACTGTCCGCGGGGCTAAGATCGCCAGCCTGTGCATCTGGCTGGCTGTCACTGTCACAGTGCTGCCCTTCTTCACCTTCGCCGGAGTCTACAGCCATGAGCTGCAGGTCACAAGCTGCGGGCTGAGCTTCCCACGGCCTGAGTGGGCCTGGTTCCAGGCGAGCCGCATCTACACGCTGGTGCTGGGCTTCGCGGTGCCCATGTGCACCCTCCGTGTTCTCTACGCGGACCTGCCGCGGAGGCCGCAGGCCCTGCGGCTCCACTCCGGAGCCAAGGCTCTGGGCAAGGCCAAGCGGAAGGTGAGTCTCCAGGTCCTGGCTGTGCTGGCCGTGGGCCTGCTCTGCTGGACGCCCTTCCACCTGGC TGTCGTGGCCCTGACCACAGACCTGCCCCAGACGCCACTGGTCACCATCATCTCCTATGTCGTCACCAGCCTCAGCTACACCAGCTCCTGCCTCAACCCCTTCCTCTAggccttcctggaccagagcttgtGGAAGAGCCTCCGCCCCACGTTCCGGTGCCCGGGGGCATGA